The Denitrificimonas caeni genome has a segment encoding these proteins:
- the tssC gene encoding type VI secretion system contractile sheath large subunit: MSAHVENNQSQPAVVEQVATEGVYASLFGKINLEPVAALSDLNSFQDDSGLAEVTANERVTAGVQVFLERLKKSGQAVERLDKTLLDHHIAELDQQISKQLDAVMHHPEFQAVESAWRGLKSLVDRTDFRQNVKLEVLDIAKDDLRQDFEDSPEMIQSGLYYHTYIQEYDTPGGEPIGAVISNYEFDRSPQDIALLRNISKVSAAAHMPFIGSVNPAFFGKESMEEVAAIKDIGNYFDRAEYLKWKSFRETDDSRYIGLTMPRVLGRLPYGPDTVPVRSFNYVEEVKGPDHEKYLWTNASFSFAANMVKSFISNGWCVQIRGPQAGGAVKDLPIHLFDLGTGNQVKIPSEIMISETREFEFANLGFIPLSYYKNRDYSCFFSANSAQKPALYDTADATANSRINSRLPYIFLLSRIAHYLKLIQRENIGTTKDRRLLELELNNWVRGLVTEMTDPGDDLQASHPLRDARVEVEDIDDNPGFFRVKLYAVPHFQVEGMDVNLSLVSQMPKAKA, encoded by the coding sequence ATGTCAGCTCATGTGGAAAATAACCAAAGTCAACCTGCGGTTGTTGAACAGGTTGCCACTGAAGGTGTTTATGCCTCTTTATTTGGCAAAATTAATTTAGAGCCGGTTGCTGCTTTAAGTGATTTAAATAGTTTTCAAGATGACAGTGGACTGGCTGAAGTGACCGCTAACGAGCGAGTTACTGCAGGTGTACAAGTCTTTTTAGAGCGTTTGAAAAAGTCAGGGCAGGCTGTAGAACGCTTGGATAAAACCTTGTTGGATCATCATATTGCCGAGCTCGATCAACAGATCAGCAAACAGTTAGACGCAGTGATGCATCACCCTGAGTTTCAAGCTGTAGAGTCTGCATGGCGTGGTCTTAAATCGTTGGTTGACCGTACAGATTTTAGGCAAAATGTTAAGTTAGAAGTTCTTGATATTGCTAAAGACGATTTGCGTCAAGACTTTGAAGACAGCCCAGAAATGATTCAGAGTGGCCTGTATTACCACACTTATATTCAAGAGTACGATACGCCAGGTGGCGAACCCATAGGCGCAGTTATCTCTAACTATGAGTTTGATCGCAGTCCTCAGGACATTGCTCTGCTGCGCAATATTTCCAAAGTCTCTGCTGCCGCGCATATGCCGTTTATTGGTTCGGTTAATCCGGCTTTCTTTGGTAAGGAGAGCATGGAAGAAGTAGCAGCAATTAAGGATATTGGTAACTACTTTGATCGTGCCGAATATTTAAAATGGAAGTCGTTTCGTGAGACGGATGACTCTCGTTATATCGGGCTGACCATGCCTAGAGTATTGGGGCGCTTGCCCTATGGTCCAGATACGGTGCCAGTGCGTAGTTTTAACTATGTGGAAGAAGTTAAAGGCCCTGATCATGAGAAGTATTTGTGGACTAACGCGAGTTTTTCGTTTGCAGCAAATATGGTTAAAAGCTTCATTAGTAATGGCTGGTGTGTACAAATTCGCGGGCCACAAGCAGGCGGTGCAGTAAAAGATTTACCGATTCATTTGTTTGATTTAGGCACGGGCAATCAAGTTAAAATTCCATCAGAAATTATGATTTCTGAAACACGTGAATTTGAGTTTGCCAACCTTGGTTTTATCCCACTGTCCTATTATAAAAATCGTGATTATTCATGCTTTTTCTCGGCTAACTCAGCGCAAAAGCCAGCGTTATACGACACAGCAGATGCCACAGCCAACAGTCGCATTAACTCTCGCCTGCCATACATTTTCTTGTTGTCGCGTATCGCGCATTATTTGAAGCTGATTCAACGAGAAAATATTGGTACCACTAAAGATCGCCGCCTCTTGGAGCTGGAACTCAATAACTGGGTGCGGGGTTTAGTGACTGAAATGACTGACCCGGGTGATGACTTGCAAGCTTCGCACCCATTGCGCGATGCACGGGTAGAAGTTGAAGATATCGACGATAACCCCGGCTTCTTCCGCGTCAAACTGTATGCCGTGCCGCATTTTCAGGTTGAGGGGATGGACGTCAATCTATCGTTAGTATCTCAGATGCCTAAAGCCAAAGCGTAA
- the tssB gene encoding type VI secretion system contractile sheath small subunit: MSESFQNEVPKSRVNIKLDLHTGGAQKKVELPLKLLVVGDFSNGKESRPVSERERVNLNKNNFNNVLSDFSPELNLTVEDTLLGDGSDKGVKLNFNDIKDFEPEQVARQIPQLKAMLAMRNLLRDLKSNLLDNVTFRRELEAILKDSALSDELRTELASLAPKKSELA, translated from the coding sequence ATGTCAGAGAGTTTTCAAAATGAAGTCCCTAAATCACGTGTCAATATTAAGCTAGATTTGCATACGGGAGGGGCGCAGAAAAAGGTTGAATTGCCATTAAAGCTGTTAGTAGTTGGCGATTTTAGTAATGGAAAAGAGAGTAGGCCAGTATCTGAGCGTGAGCGAGTTAATTTAAATAAAAATAACTTTAATAATGTTCTGTCTGATTTTTCCCCAGAGCTTAACCTAACGGTTGAAGATACATTATTAGGCGATGGCAGTGATAAAGGGGTAAAGCTCAATTTTAATGACATAAAAGATTTTGAGCCAGAGCAGGTCGCACGTCAAATTCCGCAACTTAAAGCAATGCTCGCTATGAGAAATCTGTTGCGCGATCTCAAATCCAATCTATTAGATAATGTAACTTTTCGTCGAGAGCTAGAGGCTATCTTAAAGGACAGCGCGCTGAGTGATGAATTGCGTACAGAATTAGCCAGTTTGGCACCCAAAAAATCAGAATTAGCGTAA
- a CDS encoding zinc ribbon domain-containing protein YjdM yields the protein MSEFPPCPSCNEEITYPDRENYVCATCGHEWPMSAPEVSEESTEKVVRDAHGTPLSDGDTVVLIKDLKVKGSSTVIKMGTRVTNIRIVDGDHDLDCRVDGQKIMLKSEFMKKA from the coding sequence ATGTCAGAGTTTCCACCTTGCCCATCCTGTAACGAAGAAATTACTTACCCTGATCGTGAAAATTACGTGTGCGCAACCTGCGGTCATGAGTGGCCGATGAGTGCGCCTGAAGTGTCAGAAGAAAGCACTGAGAAGGTTGTCCGTGATGCCCACGGTACCCCGCTGTCTGATGGTGATACTGTGGTGCTGATTAAAGATTTAAAAGTTAAAGGCAGCTCTACTGTGATTAAAATGGGCACCCGCGTGACTAATATTCGTATTGTCGACGGTGATCATGATTTGGACTGCCGTGTTGATGGGCAAAAAATTATGCTCAAATCTGAGTTTATGAAAAAAGCCTAA
- the relA gene encoding GTP diphosphokinase — MVQVRTEQPVSQDGSIDLPSWVAQIIAVDPLLDAQGLLSACEFARDAEQKAKETHNVWAEGASSLQIGLEIAQILVDLKLDQETLVAAILYRTVREGKAPLGEIERLFGPVVSKLIDGVLRMAAISASINPRKSVVLNAQAQVENLRRMLVAMVDDVRVALIKLAERTCAIRAVKNAPEHKRYRVAREVADIYAPLAHRLGIGHIKWELEDLSFRYIEPEQYMHIAGLLHERRIDREQYIRRVVQELREELQEAQIDADVSGRVKHIYSIWRKMQKKGLRFSEIYDVRAVRITVPEVRDCYSALGIVHTRWPHIAREFDDYIANPKENGYRSLHTAVIGPEGKVLEVQIRTHAMHEEAELGVCAHWRYKGADKDGQSDHYEEKIAWLRQVLEWHEELGDIGGLADQIRVDIEPDRVYVFTPDGHAIDLPKGSTPLDFAYRVHTEIGHNCRGAKVNGRIVPLNYSLKTGEQIEVITGKNGAPSRDWLNTNLGYINTTRARAKVVHWFKLQDRDQNVTAGKHMLERELTRLAIGPVNYERLAERCNLKTSEDLFAALGAGDVRLAHAVGLAQQLLEPHERSVQQLDLIPRKPTQHSAVPRDEIRIHGVGNLLTQMAGCCQPVPGEPIVGYITVGRGVTIHRQDCATALQLSSREPERMIQVGWGAEPVKTYPVDVLVRAYDRSGLLSDISQVLLNEKMNIVALQTSTSKEDNTAMINLTVEVPGLDELGRLLGRISQLPNIIEVRRQRH; from the coding sequence ATGGTACAGGTCAGAACAGAACAGCCAGTTAGCCAAGATGGCAGTATCGATTTACCCAGTTGGGTGGCGCAGATTATCGCAGTTGATCCCTTGCTGGATGCCCAAGGTTTGCTCAGTGCGTGTGAGTTTGCCCGCGATGCTGAGCAGAAAGCTAAGGAAACCCATAATGTTTGGGCAGAGGGCGCTTCTAGCTTGCAAATCGGTTTGGAAATTGCACAGATTCTTGTGGATTTAAAGCTGGATCAAGAAACCTTAGTGGCGGCTATTTTGTACCGCACGGTGCGCGAAGGCAAAGCGCCGTTGGGTGAAATTGAGCGTTTATTTGGTCCGGTGGTCAGCAAGTTAATTGATGGTGTACTGCGTATGGCGGCGATCAGCGCCAGTATTAACCCGCGCAAAAGTGTTGTGCTCAACGCCCAGGCACAAGTGGAAAACTTACGCCGCATGTTGGTGGCCATGGTCGATGATGTGCGCGTTGCCCTGATTAAGCTGGCTGAACGCACCTGCGCTATTCGTGCAGTAAAAAACGCCCCAGAACACAAACGTTATCGAGTCGCCCGTGAAGTTGCGGATATTTACGCACCTTTGGCGCACCGCTTAGGTATTGGCCACATTAAGTGGGAATTAGAAGACTTATCGTTTCGTTATATCGAGCCAGAACAGTACATGCACATTGCTGGGTTATTGCATGAGCGGCGCATTGACCGTGAACAGTATATCCGCCGAGTGGTGCAAGAGTTGCGCGAAGAGTTGCAAGAGGCGCAGATTGATGCGGATGTGAGTGGCCGAGTCAAACACATTTATTCTATTTGGCGCAAAATGCAGAAAAAAGGTCTGCGCTTCAGCGAGATTTATGATGTGCGTGCGGTACGTATTACGGTCCCTGAAGTGCGTGATTGTTATAGCGCGCTGGGCATTGTGCATACGCGCTGGCCACATATTGCCCGTGAGTTTGATGACTACATTGCTAACCCGAAAGAAAACGGCTATCGCTCGCTGCACACCGCGGTGATTGGTCCTGAAGGTAAGGTGTTGGAAGTGCAAATCCGCACCCATGCCATGCATGAAGAGGCGGAGCTGGGCGTTTGTGCGCATTGGCGTTATAAAGGCGCTGATAAGGATGGCCAGTCGGATCACTACGAAGAGAAAATTGCTTGGCTACGGCAAGTGCTGGAGTGGCATGAAGAGCTGGGTGATATTGGCGGCTTAGCGGATCAAATTCGTGTGGATATCGAGCCAGATCGAGTTTATGTCTTTACTCCAGACGGCCATGCCATTGATTTGCCAAAAGGCTCCACGCCACTGGATTTTGCTTATCGGGTGCATACAGAAATTGGCCATAATTGCCGTGGTGCTAAGGTTAACGGTCGCATTGTGCCGCTCAATTACAGCCTGAAAACCGGCGAGCAAATTGAGGTGATCACCGGTAAAAATGGTGCTCCCAGCCGTGATTGGCTCAATACTAATTTAGGTTACATTAATACCACCCGCGCCCGCGCTAAAGTGGTGCATTGGTTTAAGTTGCAAGATCGCGATCAAAACGTCACCGCGGGTAAACACATGCTTGAGCGTGAGCTGACTCGCTTGGCCATTGGTCCGGTGAATTATGAGCGCCTTGCTGAGCGTTGTAATTTAAAAACTAGTGAAGACTTGTTTGCTGCTTTGGGTGCTGGAGATGTGCGTTTGGCCCATGCTGTGGGGCTGGCGCAGCAACTGCTTGAGCCCCACGAGCGTAGCGTGCAGCAGCTGGATTTAATTCCACGCAAACCAACCCAGCACAGCGCTGTGCCCCGCGATGAAATTCGCATTCATGGGGTGGGCAATTTACTGACGCAAATGGCCGGTTGCTGCCAACCAGTACCCGGTGAGCCGATTGTTGGCTATATCACAGTGGGGCGTGGTGTGACTATCCACCGTCAGGATTGTGCTACGGCTTTGCAACTCAGCAGTCGTGAGCCCGAGCGTATGATTCAAGTGGGCTGGGGTGCAGAGCCGGTGAAAACCTACCCTGTGGATGTGTTGGTGCGCGCTTATGATCGTTCCGGTTTGCTCAGTGATATTTCTCAGGTGCTACTCAATGAGAAAATGAACATTGTGGCTTTGCAAACCAGTACCAGCAAAGAAGACAATACCGCAATGATTAATTTAACCGTGGAAGTGCCGGGCTTGGATGAGCTGGGCCGTTTATTAGGCCGTATTTCACAGTTACCTAATATCATTGAAGTACGCCGCCAACGTCATTAA
- the rlmD gene encoding 23S rRNA (uracil(1939)-C(5))-methyltransferase RlmD, whose product MSRSKAPKSLRFQPAGGVRNTLPAGKKQVLSIERLSHDGRGIAFLDGRTWFVSGALPGEQVQAEVLAARSKVVEAQSLVIQSSSPERITPECQWAGRCGGCTLQHISHAQQIELKHANLVEQFSREGLTPVTWAEPLVGPAFAYRRRSRVAVRYDVKQKHVQVGFRGPASNAIVEVASCIILVPELQPVFAGLSALFNSFQQPQVLGHVELFSGHNTALLLRHTQALHAADLAKLRAYCAEHHVQLWLQGIGEPQPDQAGATLGYALTQYAVEIAYQPGDFVQVNAQMNEAMIAQALKWLAPQSGARVLDLFCGLGNFALPLAQQVEEVVAVEGVESMLVRARANAEANQLSNVHFYHADLSMPLRKAPWAKQGFAAALLDPPREGAQMTVTDLAQLKVPRIVYVSCNPATLARDAAVLLAKGYRLEKAGVLDMFAQTGHAEAMALLVKP is encoded by the coding sequence ATGAGTCGCTCAAAAGCACCCAAGTCGTTACGGTTTCAACCAGCGGGAGGTGTGCGTAACACCTTGCCTGCGGGTAAAAAACAAGTGTTGAGCATTGAACGCTTATCGCACGATGGCCGTGGCATTGCTTTTTTAGACGGGCGCACTTGGTTTGTCAGCGGCGCTTTACCCGGTGAGCAGGTGCAAGCCGAAGTGTTGGCCGCGCGCAGCAAGGTGGTTGAGGCGCAAAGCTTAGTGATTCAGAGCAGTAGCCCGGAGCGTATTACTCCTGAGTGCCAGTGGGCCGGGCGCTGTGGCGGCTGTACGTTGCAGCATATTAGCCATGCACAGCAAATTGAGCTCAAGCACGCTAATTTAGTTGAGCAGTTCAGTCGCGAGGGGCTGACCCCGGTAACTTGGGCAGAACCTTTAGTGGGGCCAGCATTTGCCTATCGCCGCCGCAGTCGTGTTGCTGTGCGTTATGACGTTAAACAAAAGCATGTGCAGGTGGGCTTTCGCGGCCCGGCCAGTAATGCCATTGTTGAAGTGGCCAGTTGCATTATTTTAGTCCCTGAGTTGCAGCCGGTATTTGCAGGGCTAAGTGCTTTATTTAATAGTTTTCAACAGCCGCAAGTGTTAGGTCATGTGGAGCTATTCAGTGGCCACAATACGGCATTGTTGCTGCGTCATACCCAAGCGCTGCATGCTGCGGATTTAGCCAAGCTACGCGCTTACTGTGCCGAGCACCATGTGCAATTATGGCTGCAAGGCATTGGTGAGCCACAGCCAGATCAAGCCGGAGCCACCTTGGGTTATGCGTTAACCCAGTACGCTGTCGAAATTGCTTATCAGCCCGGTGATTTTGTTCAGGTCAATGCGCAAATGAATGAGGCGATGATCGCCCAAGCGCTAAAATGGTTAGCGCCACAGTCGGGTGCTCGCGTGCTGGATTTGTTTTGTGGATTGGGTAACTTTGCCTTGCCGCTGGCGCAACAGGTTGAGGAGGTAGTGGCGGTGGAGGGTGTCGAGTCGATGCTGGTGCGTGCACGGGCCAATGCTGAAGCCAATCAGCTGAGCAATGTGCACTTTTACCATGCCGACTTGTCTATGCCGTTACGCAAAGCGCCTTGGGCCAAACAAGGCTTCGCTGCAGCATTGCTGGATCCGCCTCGCGAAGGTGCACAGATGACCGTGACTGATTTGGCGCAATTAAAAGTGCCGCGCATTGTCTATGTTTCCTGTAACCCCGCCACACTGGCGCGGGATGCGGCGGTTTTGCTTGCCAAGGGCTATCGTTTAGAAAAAGCCGGTGTGCTGGATATGTTTGCGCAAACAGGGCATGCCGAAGCTATGGCGCTGTTGGTCAAGCCGTAA
- the cysM gene encoding cysteine synthase CysM → MTVHYPTLADCIGSTPLIRLQRLGGATSNTLLVKLEGNNPAGSVKDRPALAMIERAERSGRIQPGDALIEATSGNTGIALAMVAAIKGYRMLLIMPDNSTAERKAAMTAYGAELILVESMEAARDLALEMQAQGKGIVLDQFSNQDNPSAHYQTTGPEIWQQTQGQITHFVSSMGTTGTIMGVSRYLKEQSPEVQIVGLQPTEGATIPGIRRWPAAYLPSIFDPSRVDQVVDMDQHTAEDCMRRLAREEGIFCGVSSGGAVAAMLEVSKSVENAVLVAIICDRGDRYLSSGIYAPESV, encoded by the coding sequence ATGACTGTTCATTATCCAACTTTAGCCGACTGCATCGGCAGTACCCCGTTAATTCGTTTACAGCGTCTGGGTGGCGCAACGAGCAATACTTTACTGGTTAAGCTTGAGGGCAATAACCCTGCTGGCTCGGTAAAAGACCGCCCAGCACTGGCCATGATTGAGCGCGCCGAGCGCAGTGGTCGTATCCAACCGGGGGATGCCCTCATTGAGGCTACCTCGGGAAATACTGGCATTGCCTTGGCTATGGTCGCTGCTATTAAAGGCTACCGAATGTTGCTGATTATGCCAGATAACTCCACCGCTGAACGCAAAGCAGCCATGACGGCCTATGGTGCAGAATTGATTTTGGTGGAGTCAATGGAAGCGGCCCGTGATTTAGCTCTGGAGATGCAAGCACAGGGCAAGGGCATAGTGCTGGATCAGTTTTCTAATCAGGATAATCCCAGCGCGCATTACCAAACCACTGGGCCAGAAATTTGGCAGCAAACCCAAGGGCAAATCACCCACTTTGTCAGTTCTATGGGCACCACTGGCACCATTATGGGGGTTTCACGTTATTTGAAAGAGCAAAGCCCAGAGGTGCAAATTGTTGGTTTACAACCCACAGAAGGGGCAACTATTCCGGGGATTCGCCGTTGGCCGGCAGCTTATTTACCAAGCATTTTTGACCCCAGCCGAGTTGATCAAGTGGTGGATATGGATCAACACACCGCGGAAGACTGCATGCGCCGTTTAGCCCGTGAGGAGGGTATCTTTTGTGGGGTGTCATCCGGTGGCGCGGTGGCTGCCATGCTGGAAGTGTCGAAAAGCGTTGAAAACGCAGTATTGGTGGCAATTATTTGTGACCGCGGTGACCGCTACCTGTCTAGCGGTATTTATGCGCCGGAGTCTGTATGA
- a CDS encoding response regulator → MLTKLGIKGRVLLLTLVPSGAFAIILGSWFSYAQLQDSQQQLLQRAQLILSQLSLHSYAALKAGDREQLARIAQEANNLNDVRSVRFIAAPDTVLAHSGPSMPKQSLSDTLQLSITSQRAGSLLTLPIYARPLAPTAVEQPQHNQQQPIGWVSLELSHHATLLEGYRQIFISSVLIAFGLLITALLALRLSRTINLPLENIKRGVASIREGHLDTRLSSPGSQELDELVNGINLMAQSLQQAQEELQGNIDQALDDARHNLETIEIQNIELDLARKEAIEASRIKSEFLANMSHEIRTPLNGIIGFTQLLKKSDLTIRQEDYLNTIINSSDSLLNIINEVLDFSKIEAGKLVLDHAPFYLRDLIQDTLTLLAPAAHHKQLELISLVYRDTPRTLIGDAQRIKQILTNLIGNAIKFTHEGNIVVRAMLEDEDDSFALLRFSVQDTGIGMHELEQNALFQAFTQADHSLTRQAGGTGLGLTISKRLVEHMGGEISVTSTIGEGSEFSFSLRLEKADSGELSSIEIKHPSHRAILYEPHSLALQAIAHQLEDCGLHVDCIDNLDAILAKVQAAEASVAPYHLAVLSINTKQHPLHQLKNIFSQLQQRQCEVLLLCSTSDFNIFQNNLGKPFCEQMLSKPACHRRLQHAVNNLLAIQNPASEQSLTDPEQHQLHALCVDDNPANLLLIKTLLQDMGARVSSADNGHTALALFQQYSFDIVFMDIQMPVMSGQQCTAAMREWEHNQQLETTPIIAVTAHALANETHLFLQAGLNDCLSKPISEQSLAQAIAKWTGVFMATQAQLEQPMPISTEHQHLPVIDRDEGRKLSNGKDGLANELLTLLLESLPSDRAYIQQARSQSDRGALLERIHRIHGASQYCGVPQLRAICKTCEVLLKNNAAQIDPALDELDAAIARLLAHLAHDNQPEPPP, encoded by the coding sequence GTGTTGACCAAGCTTGGAATTAAAGGACGCGTGCTACTGCTCACCTTGGTGCCGTCGGGTGCTTTCGCAATTATTCTGGGCAGCTGGTTCAGCTATGCCCAGCTGCAAGATTCACAACAGCAGCTTCTACAGCGCGCACAGCTCATTCTCAGTCAACTGTCCCTACACAGTTACGCCGCACTCAAGGCTGGGGACCGAGAACAATTGGCGCGTATTGCCCAAGAAGCCAATAACCTCAATGATGTGCGCTCAGTCCGCTTTATCGCAGCCCCTGACACTGTGCTAGCCCACTCTGGGCCATCGATGCCCAAGCAATCACTGTCGGACACCCTGCAACTGAGCATTACCAGCCAGCGCGCTGGCTCACTGCTGACCCTGCCCATTTATGCGCGCCCTCTAGCCCCCACTGCTGTTGAGCAGCCGCAACACAACCAACAACAGCCCATTGGCTGGGTCAGTTTAGAGCTGTCACACCACGCCACCTTACTGGAAGGCTACCGGCAAATTTTCATCAGCAGCGTACTCATCGCCTTTGGCCTGCTGATCACTGCGCTGCTGGCGTTGCGCCTAAGTCGTACCATTAATTTACCCTTAGAAAACATTAAGCGTGGGGTGGCCAGCATCCGTGAAGGACACTTAGATACCCGCCTAAGCTCCCCCGGCAGCCAGGAGCTCGACGAGTTGGTTAATGGTATTAATCTTATGGCGCAATCATTGCAGCAAGCCCAAGAAGAGCTGCAAGGCAATATTGACCAAGCTTTGGACGATGCGCGTCACAACCTCGAAACCATTGAAATTCAAAATATTGAACTGGACTTAGCCCGTAAAGAAGCCATTGAAGCCAGCCGCATCAAGTCAGAGTTTCTGGCCAATATGAGCCACGAAATTCGCACCCCGTTGAATGGCATTATTGGTTTCACCCAGCTGTTGAAAAAAAGCGACCTCACCATTCGCCAAGAGGACTACCTCAACACCATTATTAACTCCTCCGACAGCCTGCTCAATATCATCAATGAAGTTTTAGATTTCTCTAAAATTGAAGCAGGCAAACTGGTGCTCGATCATGCGCCTTTTTATCTGCGTGATTTAATCCAAGACACGCTCACCTTATTAGCGCCAGCCGCCCACCACAAACAACTGGAACTGATCAGCCTCGTTTACCGTGACACTCCGCGCACCCTAATTGGTGACGCCCAGCGCATTAAGCAAATCCTTACCAACTTAATTGGCAATGCCATTAAATTTACCCACGAGGGTAATATCGTCGTGCGCGCCATGCTCGAGGATGAAGATGACAGCTTTGCCTTACTGCGTTTCAGCGTACAAGACACGGGCATTGGCATGCACGAGCTGGAACAAAACGCTTTATTCCAGGCCTTTACCCAAGCCGATCACTCACTGACCCGCCAAGCTGGTGGGACGGGCTTAGGGCTGACCATTTCCAAACGTTTGGTGGAGCACATGGGCGGTGAAATCAGTGTCACCAGCACCATCGGCGAAGGCTCGGAGTTTAGTTTTAGCCTGCGTCTAGAAAAAGCCGATAGTGGTGAACTGTCGAGTATTGAAATCAAACACCCCAGCCATCGCGCCATACTCTATGAGCCGCACTCTTTGGCCTTACAAGCCATTGCCCACCAGCTGGAAGATTGCGGCTTGCACGTGGACTGTATCGATAACCTGGACGCTATCCTAGCCAAAGTACAGGCCGCAGAAGCCTCGGTCGCCCCTTACCATCTGGCCGTACTGAGCATTAACACCAAGCAGCATCCGTTGCATCAATTGAAAAATATTTTTAGTCAGTTGCAGCAACGGCAGTGCGAAGTTTTACTGCTGTGCAGCACCAGTGACTTTAATATTTTCCAGAACAACCTTGGCAAGCCTTTTTGTGAACAAATGCTCAGCAAACCAGCCTGTCATCGCCGCTTGCAACATGCGGTTAATAACCTTTTAGCCATTCAAAACCCAGCGTCAGAGCAGTCCTTAACTGACCCTGAGCAACATCAGTTACATGCCCTGTGCGTGGACGATAACCCGGCCAACTTACTGTTGATTAAAACCTTACTGCAAGACATGGGTGCACGGGTCAGCAGCGCCGACAATGGCCATACGGCGTTGGCGCTGTTCCAGCAATACAGCTTTGATATTGTCTTTATGGACATTCAAATGCCGGTTATGAGCGGCCAGCAATGTACAGCGGCAATGCGTGAGTGGGAGCACAACCAGCAGCTGGAAACCACCCCAATTATTGCGGTGACAGCCCACGCCCTCGCCAATGAAACCCACTTATTTTTACAAGCCGGATTAAATGACTGCCTAAGTAAGCCGATCAGCGAGCAATCCCTAGCCCAAGCCATTGCCAAATGGACAGGGGTTTTTATGGCCACGCAAGCACAACTTGAGCAACCTATGCCCATCAGCACTGAACATCAGCACTTGCCAGTTATTGATCGCGACGAAGGCCGTAAACTATCCAACGGCAAAGACGGCCTCGCCAATGAGCTGTTGACCTTGCTGCTCGAATCTCTGCCCAGTGATCGCGCCTATATCCAACAAGCCCGCAGTCAAAGCGATCGCGGCGCACTGCTGGAGCGCATTCACCGCATTCATGGGGCCAGCCAATATTGCGGCGTACCGCAATTGCGCGCTATTTGTAAAACCTGTGAAGTCTTACTGAAAAATAACGCCGCACAAATTGATCCGGCACTGGATGAGCTCGATGCAGCCATTGCGCGCTTACTGGCGCACTTAGCCCACGACAATCAGCCAGAACCGCCGCCGTAG
- the ung gene encoding uracil-DNA glycosylase has product MPQYNRIKLEESWKTALSAEFEQPYMQQLSNFLREEKQQGKVIYPPGGLIFNALNLTPLPKVKVVILGQDPYHGPGQAHGLSFSVPVGIKVPPSLLNMYKELQRDLNIPIAQHGCLQSWAEQGVLLLNTTLTVVQSQAGSHAKAGWQRFTDHIIDCVSAQQEHVVFMLWGAHARSKAQRIDASKHLLLSSVHPSPLSAYRGFIGNGHFSQCNKFLQRTGQTPIDWRLPELSSEQTELPL; this is encoded by the coding sequence ATGCCGCAGTATAACCGTATTAAGCTGGAAGAGAGTTGGAAAACAGCGTTATCTGCTGAATTTGAACAGCCTTATATGCAGCAATTGTCTAATTTTTTACGCGAAGAAAAGCAGCAGGGGAAAGTTATTTATCCGCCCGGCGGGCTGATTTTTAATGCGCTGAACTTAACGCCTTTGCCTAAAGTTAAGGTGGTTATCTTAGGGCAAGACCCTTACCACGGCCCTGGCCAGGCCCATGGTTTAAGCTTTTCTGTGCCTGTTGGTATAAAAGTGCCGCCGTCATTGCTCAACATGTATAAAGAGTTGCAGCGTGATTTAAATATCCCCATTGCCCAGCACGGTTGTTTACAAAGTTGGGCAGAGCAGGGGGTGCTGTTGCTTAATACAACTTTAACGGTGGTGCAGAGCCAGGCGGGTTCTCATGCTAAGGCCGGTTGGCAGCGCTTTACTGATCACATCATTGATTGCGTCAGTGCGCAGCAAGAGCATGTGGTGTTTATGTTGTGGGGCGCCCATGCGCGCAGTAAGGCGCAGCGTATTGATGCCAGCAAACACTTGTTGCTCAGCTCGGTGCACCCCTCACCGTTATCCGCTTACCGCGGTTTTATCGGTAATGGTCACTTTAGTCAGTGCAATAAGTTTTTACAGCGCACCGGACAAACCCCCATTGACTGGCGCTTGCCTGAACTCAGTAGCGAGCAGACTGAGCTGCCGTTATAA